Below is a genomic region from Silurus meridionalis isolate SWU-2019-XX chromosome 1, ASM1480568v1, whole genome shotgun sequence.
TTTTCCCAGTTCATTTCAATCCATTTGAgagcatttaaagaaaaaagagagacagattttctttcttttttttttttttttttgtgtaaaaaaagatttcccTTGGATCCTCCTCAGATCTTGATAGCTGGATGAATTCTTTCCTTCTATTGGTTCATTATTGCCACATCTGCATAAGTTATTTGTGTAAAGGGTTAATTTGGATGTTTCTTAAGCTTCAATGTACATTAGGAATGAGGAGTTTGTTCTGTGTTAAGTTGATTTGTTGCAGGCGCTCAAATCGCTGGCCCtttaatatcattaaaagtGTACAGCATACCCTTATGTTATTACAGACACGCATATAATAAGAccaaataaaagaaagcaaatGTGTTGTAGAATGGTAACAGTATTAAAATAGCCTAAATATTAGTTCATTTGGTAAGCTTTTGTTCTCTTCACCAGGTAGTTGGTTTACAAAAGGGAGCTGTAAACCCATAAAGCTGTAGATCAAGTAATAAAGCTTAGATTTTACCTTTTTGGGTGGAACTCACTTTTGGATGCTGGCAAAAAAAGCACTCTAAAAGGTTTaagcttgtttgttttcttaatgTAAGTCTGTCAGAATTGAAATCCACTGCTGAAATGACTTGCTAGAAGAGTGGTAGAAGAGGCTGATTTTCCATTACCCGTAATTGAGACGATACTTTGGTTCCGATCTATAGGTTTTTGTTGTATTTcccaaacataaaaatgtaagaatatacattttcatgaagGACATCATAAATGAGTTGTATAGACTATTCTGCGAGCCTGGTTTATTTccatagcacttttcacaacggacattgtctcgaagcagctttacagaattttaaaattataaaacaaaagttttaaatataagtgaattgtGTGCTGACCCCAAGTCTGGTGCAtctgtggtaaggaaaaactcccttagatggtatgagagaaaccttgagaggaaccaggctcgAAAGCAGAACCCAACCTCATTTGGATGATCTGAATCATAAAAACGATACATTTTCTAGTCTTGTACTGTCAGTtgaagttgtggaaccaggagctcctgagcaactcataaaatagctcaacatctgagctCATAAATCCAACACCAACTTCTCCATGTCAGCgcatttaaatgttcaatggCTGAGAAATATGTGGTATAAAAACCAGCCAAGTAGACTgttttaacgtttttttttctgtcaaaatATTTTAGCCCAAACAGGCAGAGCTGAACTTGTTTTGGAATACTGCTTTCATTAAACATATAATTAATATGCACTGCAGTGGATGCCTTTTCTATCCATCATTAAACTGAAAGGATCTCCCACGCAGTGCTCTGCCACgagctgcatttaaaaaatctcTACATAAATAGCGTAACAATATAGACAGTAGCAATATTTTGCGCCTCCTTTTATCATTGCCCGTGTAGCCCGAAAGCAGTAAAGTTGAAAATGCGCAGTTTGCTCGTGTTGGGTTCTTGATGAAGTGCAATTTTCCGTGTTCTTAGCTGCACGATTAAAATGGCCCAAAATAGCCCGAATGTCCTGAAACGGTTCTTCGCTGTGATTACGGAAAGTTGATTAGTCTGTGCTGTGGGAGCATCAGCGCTGGATtgttaaaccaaaaaaaaatacaggaattGCCTTAATGAACACTTCTACTTCAGTACAGACCGTGCCTAACATTGtgtttttgcataaaaaaagtttaaacttgTTTGCTGTTCATTTGCTGACATGGTGTGTTTGGATTCTAGGTGGACCTCCTAGGCCAGGCATGTTACCAGCTCCTCCAATGGGTGGCCCTCCAATGATGCCCATGATGGGTCCTCCTCCACATGGAATGATGCCTGGTGGTCCAGGTATGATGATTGTTGCTGTGAATCAATGTATACCCCCCTATATGTGGTGGTCTCtatattgtataaatgtttGTCTACTAAAGTATTAGTTGAGTTGAGATTTTGCATTGTGATCAGGTTGGCCATAATTTACTTTTGCCTCCTGCAGGTCCAGGTATGCGGCCCCCAATGGGTGGGCATATGCAAATGATGCCAGGCCCCCACATGATGCGACCTCCTGCTCGGCCAATGATGCTACCTGTTAGACCCGGCATGGCTCGACCGGATCGATAGAAAGAACTGTTGTGCCATGATTGCCCTTTTCTTTGAAACAAAGACTCAGATGCACACATCAGCTTTGCCATTAAGTTCAGTGGTTTCAGCAACAGAAAATCATTGACTTTCATTTAACCAGACTCTTTTCTAACATGGATGTCCATCTTTTTCCCCCCAGGAAAATTTctcatttgttaattaaaatacaatgtGATATATCTCTAAGATTGGTTTAAGTTTTAGTGTTGTTTTTtaagtttagttttttgtttgtttttaagaatagatttcacaataaaaaataaacttaaactatGCTTCTTTTATGCTTCTGCTAATTGAAATTTAAAGGAAAGATATGATTTACTTTCCCCTTAAAGGAATTCGAAGGCTCCAGAATCAAGTACGGAAAACACAATTTGCTTAATAGGTGACACAATAAAAAGTGATTGAATTTTATTAGGTCATTTATATTGACGTGACAACTAAAGGAAAGAATTGTGAAcattttatgtaacattttagATTAGTCCCCAAAATAGACTTTGATGTTTATTTCATGGATACAAATGCTACAGCATTTGGCAAGTCTCTATCTTGACATCATAACCAAATACTcagtgcaaacaaaataaagtgcaagcgaaatacagaaaatgtatgTGAGATATGAAGAGAGggacatgctttttttttttattattaaattttttttttttatgttaaatgtcCCGTCACATCATGAATAATGAGTAACAACACTAAGGTAAATGcttattttctcttatttcaCAGTGTGATTTGAAGTTTAATACCTCCAGCTAAAGCCATGATCTAGATGTGTTGGCACAGTGCTCGTTCTGAATTGAATGAAAAGAATTACGCTTGCATTTCAGCTCTGATACGTTTCCagccctgctttttttttcagtattctTGGCTCACGTTTTATAAAACTCCATCCATCCAAGCGTTTCTTGAAAGCGATCATTTTGTGAACAAAATCCTCACTCCTTTATTGCAGAGTGAGTGGATTATAAAGTTTAAAAGGAACATATTTTGCTATACTCAGGCTTTGGGATGTTCTCTATATCCAACTAAAGCTCATGTTAAGGAATGTAACTTCTCATTGACCACACTGAGCTGAAAACTTAAGATCCTATTCCAGATTCTCCATATTTCCAATATGCCTGTTATTTAAATAGTCGAGTAAACatgtttattcaaataaataaaagactagCATGCTGTGGCTGCTGTTTGCACAGACCCACCTCACAAGCAAATGCTCAAATCTTCATTGTGACATTTTGTCTAAAACTCATCATAGGAGTAATCGCACAGTACTGGATCAATCTCCTCGTGCCGCGATTCTCTGCCTCTGAACGATCGACacatcattttctctctctttcactcacacattATGATTCACCTGATTTCCACGTCTATTCACACCTTGGTGTCCGGAAACTTGAAAGGCGGAGTCAGCTACACAGGAAGAAATATATTTGATTTCAGAAATGTGAATTTTACCGTGGGCATCTAAATGAATTGTCTAGCATTATTGGTGTGTATTTAACAGTACAATTCTGATACATTCAAAATATTATACACATGAAGACAATGATAAGACAGAATGCAATGTGTTGAACAGGTCAATGAGAGGCAGATTAGGGAATGGAAGCAACTCAAATGGGACAAAAACCTGATGCTGATGGTGGGCGAAGGGAACCATGTGAATGCAAATGAATATGGATTCGAGGATTTTTTACGAACAAACTTAATTTTAACAATCGACCTCAGGAACAAGCAGAGACAAGCTTGAGCATGAACAACAGCCCAACACATACAAAGCAATCGTAACAGGAAACACTGAATTATAGACTTGCTGTGCATTAAATTCTACTTATTAAATATGcactttttttgtcttgtaaaaaaaatacaacccaGTAAAAATATGTTCTGTCGACATCAATTAAAATTGTCTATTATAAACGAATCATTGGGACCAGGATCTCCAAAGGGCTACTAAGGGTTATACAACTTCGCTGCTAGAGACTGAAAAGGGAAggggggaataaaaaaaactccacattGTTTGGAACATTATTCTCTTCACTCATCCCCTCCACTGCTCCAGTATCTTTGATTAATCGATGATGTCCTTCATGATTACGCTGAATTAAAGCCTAAGCACCGAATTGTGAATTATTCGGTCAGTTTTTTCCCTCTCGGATCGAGCTGATCAGGTCATATTGACAAAACAAGCAATGATTTAAAAAGTAGGCATGAACACATATGCACAAATGCTGTATTTACTAAATGAAGGTACAATGTAcgaatacaaatacaaaactgCTTTGGGTTTCAAACCGTAAGTCATTCGGATTCATGCTGCAATATATCACACTTAGTCATAGCCCTGGTAGTGCCACATATATGCTAAAGTAAGGAGGAAGAACAATGATTAATAATGCAACCAACAACAATCATCATGATttatctatatactgtatataaaaaaaaacaaaaaaaaaacaagaccatAACTGGGAGCTCGGGCCTCATGTTTGTGCTGTTGCTGTGCATTTGAACTTTATCAGGCCTCTGACCTGTTTCCATCTTTATTATTGCATTTCAAATCCCAAgctaagcttttttttatatgcaaaacTCAACATATGCGTAGCCACTTGTATGTTTTTCCTGTAGGACAAAGGAAAAGAGGTGAAAGGAAGCTCTGGGTGTGAATTGTGAACAGTGAACTGTGCACTGGTGTAGAAATAAGTGCTACAGAAATATGGGACAAGCTAGAAATAAGCAGTGGAGGTGGAGACAGATTTAGTGCTTGGGTGCAGAATATGAGGCATTTGTTACACGTTGGCATCTACAGAGGGGATGAACAGTATGTTTGAAATTATGGTTGACACCGGCACTGACAGAATTGCTGTTCCAAACTGAAATTTTGTACGCTAATGTTGCCTGGTTTAtgtttgtccaaaaaaaaaaaagaaagaaatatctaAACGGTACAGCTACCTCAACTACATGAAAATTGAGAAACAGCTACACTTCAGCTTGTGCTCAGAGATTTCACAGAGGCAAATTTCTTTGATATGAGGTCTGCTAACATTCAGCATTgtgatacaaaataaaatgtctgaaaaGTCAGGACTGCACAGACTATCAGACAGGAAATTTCAAGGAGGGTCACTGGAGGGCAGTGTCCAGGAAATCTAGACATAAAGTCGAAATGGAGAAGATGGCAGATGGCTCTCCAAGAAAACTACACAGGTGAGTTGtagggacagagagagatacagattgcgagagaaagagacagagacagagatcaGGGAACGTATCTTGCCCTGAGGGAGGCTACAATTCACAGTGAGAAGGCACAGGGCACTACAGTTCTCTCATGGGGCAAGTGGCTTAACAGGGCAGCTGGTTAGGACTGTTGTCCGCGCTTCAGAATATGGTGGTCTCGTACTTGGCACTGCAGGCCGGCCTGGAAGGGTCACGAGGGTCAAAGTGCCAGCTGCTGCCCAAGGACTGCACATCTGTCTCCTGCTCGATGGGCTCCATCTGccagggaggagggagggaggggtaAGACTGCAAATGCTCACCCACCACATGTGCCAGAGAATGGGCATGACACAGGAGAAATCACAGTGAACATTTACAATTTGCAACCTGGATATGGTTCCTGGATGCTGGTGAACTGAAACAGTGAGCGACTTCTGTCCTTCCATAGCCTTTTTGCGAAATgtctctgtcattttttttattgaaaatgtattcgCTTTTCTTAATTGCACTTATTACTCAGttgtgttcattttaaaatgaagatTTATGTTACAGAGATGCTTTTAAACTCTGAGTAAGACAGtgaatataaagatttttttttttataggaagGAAAGGTACCTTGTCCTTCTTTTAGTTTTAcaactgtaatattttaatagtcAGAATTAATGGCCTTGGGACAGGGTTggttctgagaaaaaaaaatatatagtatacaaCAGTTATGCATACACCCCTGTGCAATATCATTGAATATCAAATGATTGCACTATTTCAGTTTATAACAGTTTACTAGATCAAAAATATGGAACTCAATGCAATGAAAGACAGTACACATTTTATTACTGTGATTCATTCTCCATTCTGCAGAGAAAATGTTTTCAGCTGCTTGTTAGTTGAGGGGTTTTGTTgctactgtctttttttttttttttggaagtacGTAAGGTCAtacttttcaaactttttttgaaGTCGtcatactttttacttttttcttctccagaCTCTTGCATGATTTTAGCATGAGTCATCTtgtcagttttttggcttataTTCATGACGTCATCTATAAATGTCATCTCAGCAAAATCTTTTGCACTCATGAAGACAGAGACCGCCACACTTCCACCCCACCCTGCTTCACTGTCTGAAGTATGCATTCACTGTTTTAGTCCAGGATCCTGTCTGAgtcaaacaaaatgtattttaattccatttaaaaaaataatgtgctCCCAATATTTATCAGGTTTCTTTGTATAATCTTTATTTGCCACAGAGCAAGCAAGGGATTTTGTCTATAGAGGCTGATGTTATTCAATGATCTTCTTACTCTCTGAGAAATCGTTGAAAACCCCTGTACCAATTCTGACTACATCTGTTTTCAGCGTCGTTTACAAAACTTTCCATTGTGTCATTTTAGCAGGATGACCACTGCAGCTCTGGTTAGTAGTATTATAGCGTGTTCTATATCTGCTGATTACTTCTGCATCTGTGTTTTGACTGATCTTTAGTAGGTTTTCTACTAGTAGCTTTATGCATCACAATTCCTCTGGTAATTTTATTCTATGTGACGCATGATGCAGAGAAACAGAGCCAATTAGCTGTTCCATTTTATAATCATGTTTATGCAAATTGGGTTGATAGCAAATCAAAGGTGTAGCTCAGTTTAGTTTAAATGATTACAGGCATTCATTGGATTGAGTTTGTACTTTGGGGTCTGTAATTTCACTGTAGTCTTTCTAAAGGTATTTGTTTTTGATTGTATATAAAAGGTAATACTCTATTTCCAACTGTGAATTTTTTCTCTAGGAACGATTTgagaaataatacaattattgaGAGGCGTTTAAATTGTAAGATTTACATCATTTGACATTTAAATGATATTGTACAACATTGAACAAAACAGAATTGTACAAAAGATTTTACtccatttaaaaatatactCAAATGAAAGTCCAATTAAGTAGttttcttttacctttttaCACGAAAAGACTATTTCTAAATGTCCACTATGCCTTCTTTCAGTTTTAATGTTGTTGTCATGTGTATAGGTAACAATATGGAGTTAATTGATGAATAaatcagttaaataaataaaagttaaatatcctttaaataatcaatatttgtcaTTAGCTACAATTTGACTACAACAACAATTACATTAGCTGCTGGAATTGATGCTAGTCTTATCTGAGATTagcaaagaaataagaaaatcaACACTGTGCTGAGATGCAGTTCTGACTAAAGGGTCATTATCACCTGAAGTGCTTTCATCTACTTATACCGCAGCGATGTgccaacaaaaacaattttaacatttatttatgaaagaCACATTACTCTTTTTATACCATTTTCAGttaattgtaatgtttttaaccaATTTTAGACTATTGAACTTGAGACAAAttgaactattttattatatcagCTTTAAACATTCACTTCCTCGTGagactctctttttttttttctcttgggTTTAAATTGTAGCTTATCCTAATACAAAGAAACCTCAGACCTCTGTCCCAAAGATTCTCCTTTGTGGAGAATTCATTTAAACCTTCTGACCAGTTATATtcaagaattcaacagcactggGGTATAAGATATTGTGTAACCCTAGGTGATGCAAATTTAGTTTTCAAAAAGCGCAATCATCTTCTGagcaaatcacaaaaaaaatcaagaggcaccaaaatcttaaaaataaatactactttttttttatcttctcctTAAAACTctttaatacacactaacactatTATATTTCAATCTTTAAAGTGTTTCTACATCAGAATTCACTTTTTTGGACCAAAGGGTTCGTTCTTTCTGAATTTTTGCATATGGGCTATTCATCAtgggaaaaatgtttttacattacattaataataTCACAATTATAGTGGTATttcaattacaaaaacaaatgttaGGCAAAGCAAAGGAATGTGAAAAATGATCACagtcctgtaaaaaaaaagcatccctGAGAAAGTAAGTAAcccattttttgtattttaaggtCAGTGGCTTATGAAccgaaaaaacaaacaaacataactaTAGGCAGAAAAGTATAGAAAAGTTAAATAATGACAAGTGAAAGGAAATTAGTTAAAGCTGGAAATGGTCAGAGGAGGGAATGGGAAGGTGTGAGGCTAGGTCTGAGAGAGAGGGAAATGGAAAGAAGGGAAGAAGGAGTAATAGAGAGTAGAACCTGAACTCCAGGGCTGACAGAGGGCAGCGGGAGGTAGGAGGAGCGGTGGGAAGAACAGGTGTGACAGTAGCAGCAGCGGCATTCGGGCACAGGAACACCCTGTGAAGGAGGGGAAATGAGAGCACACGGACAGGAATGTACACATTAAAGGCCAAATACAACAACACaggacaagtaaaaaaaaaaaatcaagtagaACCTGGTTTGAGTTTTAGCTGAGAACCACAGGAACCAATTCATTGtggataaaatataatatatttttgggGCATAATAACCATGCCAGCCAATATCACAGGTgccattaaattattaaataggCCTTtaattgtcacatatacattacaacacagtaAATAaatttcttcgcatatcccaactgGTTCGGAAgctggggttaagggccttgctcaagggcccaggagtggcagcttcctggggcttgaacccgGACCTTCTgaacagtaacccagagccttaaccactgaggtacCGCTTTTAAATATTGTGTAATATGTGCTAGGAAAACAATCTCACAATGTacatgatttaatttatttacagtgtcctgCATGTACACTTGAAActgtggaaatatatatatcatatagaAGAATTGCCTTCTCGTTGTAACACATCTCACTTAtcacatataaacaaatatggTGATGAGGAAGTAATGCATCTATGCATGGtaagaattgtatttatttcaagCATCTAAAGCAGAAGAAGGCAAAACATGCAATAAAAGATATCTGAAACCTGTGCTAAACCTGATGATTGGTAAGTTACAGGCAATAACATGGGATATTATATCTTTTTGTGTTTAAGATTTTAACTGCATTTTGGAATTTTGGAGACTGAGGTAAGCTAACCTTAAGTTGATCTGTATTATAAGTAATAAGCAATATTATAATTTTCACAAGTCCCACTGCTTTCCGGCTGGGTATCAAAACAGTAAgctttaatgtttgtttattttagaaaCTAGAGAATGTTGACATGCTGTGCATCCCTTCAAACCCAATCACTTAGTTGACAAATTTTTCACACAGTTTGCATGGTAATACATGCTGACCGAAAAGGTCCTGTGAGAAAACAACGTTATATTTATTCGGGGGAACTTAAGAAATTAGTTAAGCTGTTTTTAACTTTCAACACTGGAAGGCAAAGACAAACACATCTCTGAAACATTTTAAGTGAAAATCtttgaatctatctatctatctatctatctatctatctatctatctatctatctatctatctatctatctatctatctatctatccatccatccatccatccatccatccatccatccatccatccatccatccatccatacatacatccatccatacatccatccatccatcacaccTTACTGTGATACCCAAATAATGTGCTCCTGTATGATGTGAATGTTTTGTTAAATACaagattatatatgtataaatgttttaagtgCTATGAGAGTGATGTTTTGATGCTTTGTTATGATTGAATTGTCAAGCAGTACTACATGCTGCTGGTGGTCCAAGCTACGTATATGTAGTTCTGATCTATAGGCTTTGGATCAATCACATTAACCCAAGGTCAATTTCAACATGTATTTCAACAAGCGTTGTTTCTTAAAATTGACTGACCGAAAATCTTTTTTCCACTCAAAAAGTGTTCTTTCAAagcatgaaaatgaaaataccTTTGATTCCAATGTGTATTCTATATTTCAGATGATTAATACAAATCTATAGGGAGTGCAGTTCAGCtttttatattacaatattaataattgtttaGTATGTTATTTACtagttattttatatgtaacttACCACTGTGCGGCGCATGCTGTTTCGCGATGACACCGGCCTGCTGCTTTTGGGTTCCATGATTTCCAAGTTTGCCCCACTGTAGGAACTGTGACGTCGAGTTTTCTGTGCCTGAAGTGCCATATGATAGGCTACTTCAAATGCCTGTCCCAGAGTCAAGATGATCTCATAGGTTTTTGTCTGTAGTTGTAAAAGACAGAGGTGACTATAATTAATAGAGGAAATGCAAAGTTATGTTAAAGACACACCTGACACAGAGAAAGTCTTGttaatgattattttaaaaccatttgTTCACGAGGAGTGTTACTatttcagtattaaaaaaaagaggtttcATTCCGATATATAATCGTACCTAATGAGAGACCTACCACTTCGACTGTAGTGAAAACATGGCAGAAGTGGTGCCCCGACTTCAGGTCTTTTGTAATGTATGCAAAAGTGCGAAGTTCATCGGGATCCTGAGCTGCACAGGAGATGTTCTGGATCTCATGCTCCGCCACAATAGCCTACAGGGGCCACAATATTCAAACATGAGGGCATTTTTTTACaaactaaaacattttcattccaAAGAACTAACTTACACTTCATCCTACCTTAGAGGCTGCATCAATGAACTTGACTCCTTTATAGGTGATTGAGAGGATTATGACAGGGCCTTTCCGGTGATCCTTTGATTTCTGATAAACAAGATGGAAAGAGGCAGCGTAAGTTTATAAGTGTTCTGAATCTGAGCTGGTTAGTTTGAGGTATTTATGCTGCCGTTCTGTATTAGTCCACTGACTTTGACTGTAATGCTGCATTcagaaaattataaatgtataccCTTATTCTTGCACAGGCTTCCTGTGTTGATTCAATACCTCGGAGGTCTCTGATGATCACAGACCCAAGAtactataaagacaaaaatacagaaatattttcAGTGTCATTTAAGTATAAAGTCTTTGCTTTGCCTGTCAGTCCAAATATAGACAACCCACATTTCAAAAGACGGACTTCACAGTAAAAATTAATTAGTACatgcatttattacagtattcataaagcatatatgcaaattaagtataatattttatttgcacataAAACAAGATTTAGAGTTTAATCTTTAATCACATTACTCTGTGGAGTTTTTGGTGGTCTTTGGTTTATTAAATATCtcgtaaacattttttttatgcatacatATGCATACGCTTCTAAAAGAATGACTTACACTAGCTTCATAGCAACAAGCCTCTGTGATGAGCTTGTCAGGATGGTGGTGCCAGGTGGAGACAGTGGTGTATGTGGGCTGGCTTGGGTTCCGTCGGGATTCTTTGTTTCGATCTGCATGCCGGTCCTTTATAAACATACcaataaatggtaaaaacaacacaaaatcgATAACCTTAATAAATAACCTTTTGGGTATTCCTCAATTATTTTACTAACTATGTTAACTTGGTGTACCTATCTAGCCAATGCACACCTTTGAACTTACAATTTTACAAATACTGAtgaaacaatgtttacaattaagTAAAGCATTGTGGCTATATACAGCTTTAGCAGCATCCTACCAGACATCAGTCTCAAATGGTGCCCAAACCACCTGACTTCTCTTCTCTCTGAGGCT
It encodes:
- the anks1ab gene encoding ankyrin repeat and SAM domain-containing protein 1A isoform X6, which codes for MMWQCHVSASECRCYRLNGFSLLKRLPLSADAAGSRVLEQSVGEWLEHVGFPQYESKLLLNGFDDLRFMGSNVMEDEDLREIGITDPGHRKKILHAAKSLPKVKALGCDGSTSLASWLDNLGLGEYLHNFLSSGYRTLECVKNLWELEIVNVLKIGLLGHRKRIIASIAERPYEEAPSKSNSFSQFKIQDLLSQNTAPLGYMDQYTSRSMDTLLPLGDFGRRGRGQDQECSVSLRSYSERPRSHDRHADRNKESRRNPSQPTYTTVSTWHHHPDKLITEACCYEASYLGSVIIRDLRGIESTQEACARIRKSKDHRKGPVIILSITYKGVKFIDAASKAIVAEHEIQNISCAAQDPDELRTFAYITKDLKSGHHFCHVFTTVEVTKTYEIILTLGQAFEVAYHMALQAQKTRRHSSYSGANLEIMEPKSSRPVSSRNSMRRTVGVPVPECRCCYCHTCSSHRSSYLPLPSVSPGVQMEPIEQETDVQSLGSSWHFDPRDPSRPACSAKYETTIF